From Variovorax sp. PMC12, the proteins below share one genomic window:
- the glnA gene encoding type I glutamate--ammonia ligase, translating to MAKTVADVLKLVKENEVKFVDFRFTDTRGKEQHVTVPVSAFDEDKFTSGHAFDGSSIAGWKGIEASDMQLMPDPNTANIDPFFEETTLILTCDVIDPADGKAYERDPRSLAKRAEAYMKASGLGDTAFFGPEPEFFVFDGVRWKNDMSGCFVKIESEEASWNTDKEYEHGNTGHRPAVKGGYFPVPPVDSFQDMRSEMCLVLESLGIPVEVHHHEVANAGQMELGTKFSTLVQRADWVQLQKYVIHNVAHAYGKTATFMPKPIVGDNGSGMHVHQSVWKDGKNLFAGDGYAGLSDFALHYIGGIIKHARALNAITNPGTNSYKRLVPGFEAPVKLAYSAKNRSASIRIPFVANPKGRRVEARFPDPLMNPYLGFAALLMAGLDGVENKIHPGEAASKDLYHLPPEEDALIPTVCHSLDQALEYLDKDRAFLTKGGVFTDAYIDAYIELKMQEVTRFRMATHPVEFDMYYSL from the coding sequence ATGGCAAAGACCGTCGCCGATGTACTCAAGCTCGTCAAGGAAAACGAGGTCAAGTTCGTCGACTTCCGCTTCACCGACACCCGCGGCAAAGAGCAGCACGTGACCGTGCCGGTCTCGGCTTTCGATGAAGACAAATTCACCTCGGGCCACGCATTCGACGGCTCGTCCATCGCCGGCTGGAAGGGTATCGAAGCCTCGGACATGCAGCTCATGCCCGACCCCAACACCGCCAACATCGACCCCTTCTTCGAAGAAACGACGCTGATCCTGACCTGCGACGTGATCGACCCCGCCGACGGCAAGGCCTACGAGCGCGACCCGCGTTCGCTCGCCAAGCGCGCCGAGGCGTACATGAAGGCCTCGGGCCTGGGCGACACCGCCTTCTTCGGTCCGGAACCCGAATTCTTCGTGTTCGACGGCGTCCGCTGGAAGAACGACATGTCGGGCTGCTTCGTGAAGATCGAGTCCGAAGAAGCCTCGTGGAACACCGACAAGGAATACGAGCACGGCAACACCGGCCACCGTCCCGCGGTCAAGGGCGGCTACTTCCCGGTTCCCCCGGTCGACAGCTTCCAGGACATGCGCTCGGAAATGTGCCTGGTGCTCGAATCGCTCGGCATCCCGGTCGAAGTGCATCACCATGAAGTGGCCAACGCCGGCCAGATGGAACTCGGCACCAAGTTCAGCACACTCGTGCAGCGCGCCGACTGGGTCCAGCTGCAGAAGTACGTGATCCACAACGTGGCCCACGCCTACGGCAAGACCGCCACCTTCATGCCCAAGCCCATCGTCGGCGACAACGGCTCCGGCATGCACGTGCACCAGTCGGTCTGGAAGGACGGCAAGAACCTGTTCGCAGGCGACGGCTACGCAGGCCTGTCGGACTTCGCGTTGCATTACATCGGCGGCATCATCAAGCACGCCCGTGCCCTGAACGCCATCACGAACCCCGGCACCAACAGCTACAAGCGCCTGGTCCCCGGCTTCGAAGCCCCGGTGAAGCTGGCCTACTCGGCAAAGAACCGCTCGGCCTCGATCCGCATCCCGTTCGTGGCCAACCCGAAGGGCCGCCGCGTCGAAGCGCGCTTCCCCGATCCGCTGATGAACCCGTACCTGGGCTTCGCCGCGCTGCTGATGGCCGGCCTGGACGGCGTGGAAAACAAGATCCACCCGGGCGAAGCCGCCAGCAAGGACCTGTACCACCTGCCGCCGGAAGAAGACGCGCTGATCCCGACCGTCTGCCACAGCCTCGACCAGGCGCTGGAATACCTGGACAAGGACCGTGCGTTCCTGACCAAGGGCGGCGTGTTCACCGACGCGTACATCGACGCGTACATCGAACTGAAGATGCAGGAAGTCACGCGCTTCCGCATGGCGACGCACCCCGTCGAGTTCGACATGTACTACTCGCTCTGA
- the glnL gene encoding nitrogen regulation protein NR(II) encodes MAFGKKATGANPRFQSFDLLSTLIAVVNSNGSVLFANAGLEDALGTSRRTLEGSQFGACFHEPQVLRTAIDGASSNDFATLRYEAFLRRVNHELMPVQVTLAQGEKKGELIIEMSPLEQQVRQDREERLIDQAQANKELIRNLAHEIKNPLGGIRGAAQLLQMEVESRDLIEYTQVIIHEADRLQTLVDRLLAPHRRPHVVGDVNIHEVCERVRSVILAEFPRDLHIERDFDVSIPEFRGDREQLIQATLNIVHNAAQALAERRAAGDAQITFKTRVARQVIFNKQWYRLALELHVIDNGPGVPDTIKDRIFYPLVSGREGGTGLGLTLAQTFVQQHHGVIECDSVPGRTDFKILIPLP; translated from the coding sequence ATGGCATTCGGGAAGAAGGCGACCGGCGCCAATCCGCGCTTCCAGTCCTTCGACCTGCTGTCCACCCTGATCGCGGTGGTCAACAGCAACGGCTCCGTGCTGTTTGCCAACGCAGGCCTCGAAGACGCACTCGGCACCTCGCGCCGCACGCTGGAAGGCTCGCAGTTCGGCGCGTGCTTCCATGAGCCGCAGGTGCTGCGCACCGCCATCGACGGCGCGAGCAGCAACGACTTTGCGACGCTGCGCTACGAGGCCTTCCTGCGCCGCGTCAACCACGAGCTCATGCCCGTGCAGGTCACGCTCGCGCAGGGCGAGAAGAAGGGCGAGCTCATCATCGAGATGTCGCCGCTCGAGCAGCAGGTGCGGCAGGACCGCGAAGAGCGGCTCATCGACCAGGCGCAGGCCAACAAGGAACTCATCCGCAACCTGGCGCACGAGATCAAGAATCCGCTGGGCGGCATCCGCGGCGCGGCGCAGCTGCTGCAGATGGAGGTCGAGTCGCGCGACCTCATCGAATACACGCAGGTCATCATCCACGAGGCCGACCGGCTGCAGACGCTGGTCGACCGCCTGCTGGCGCCGCACCGCCGTCCGCACGTGGTGGGCGACGTCAACATCCATGAAGTGTGCGAGCGCGTGCGCTCCGTGATCCTCGCGGAGTTTCCGCGCGACCTGCACATCGAGCGCGACTTCGACGTCTCCATTCCCGAGTTCCGCGGCGACCGCGAGCAGCTCATCCAGGCGACGCTCAACATCGTCCACAACGCCGCGCAGGCGCTGGCCGAGCGCCGCGCGGCGGGCGATGCGCAGATCACTTTCAAGACCCGCGTGGCGCGTCAGGTGATTTTCAACAAGCAGTGGTATCGATTGGCACTGGAATTGCATGTAATCGACAATGGACCGGGTGTGCCGGACACGATCAAGGACCGCATCTTCTATCCGCTCGTATCGGGCAGGGAAGGCGGGACCGGGCTGGGATTGACGCTCGCGCAAACTTTTGTGCAACAGCATCACGGCGTGATCGAGTGCGACAGCGTCCCGGGCCGAACCGATTTCAAGATATTGATACCGCTGCCCTAG
- the ntrC gene encoding nitrogen regulation protein NR(I), with product MKPIWIVDDDQSIRFVLEKALLREDLPTRSFTNTREVLAALEQAADDEQQGPQVLVSDIRMPGGSGLDLLDKIKAKHPGLPVIIMTAFSDLDSAVSAFQGGAFEYLPKPFDLPRAVELIRRAVDESQREEVAEERMVAAPEMLGQAPAMQDVFRAIGRLSQSNVTVLITGESGSGKELVARALHKHSPRANGPFVAINTAAIPKDLLESELFGHERGAFTGAQTMRRGRFEQAEGGTLFLDEIGDMPFDLQTRLLRVLSDGHFYRVGGHNSVKANVRVIAATHQDLEQRVKLGGFREDLFHRLNVIRLRLPALRERGEDVPALTRHFLQVSARQLGVEPKRISDAALTKLAAFSFPGNVRQLENICHWLTVMAPAQLIEAKDLPPEVMAVGTAASEAHAAPEAAPQAPAIASPLVAPPAAFGDAPAVAHVHSEAVESPALVSSWESGLEVEAQALLAAGRTDVWDVLSRRFESRLILTALANTRGRRIEAAQKLGIGRNTITRKIQELGIE from the coding sequence ATGAAGCCGATCTGGATAGTTGATGACGACCAATCGATTCGCTTCGTGCTCGAGAAGGCTCTGCTGCGCGAAGACCTGCCCACGCGCAGTTTCACCAACACGCGCGAGGTGCTCGCCGCACTCGAGCAGGCCGCCGACGACGAACAGCAGGGCCCCCAGGTACTGGTGAGCGACATCCGCATGCCCGGCGGCTCCGGGCTCGACCTGCTCGACAAGATCAAGGCCAAGCACCCCGGCCTGCCCGTCATCATCATGACGGCGTTCTCCGACCTCGACAGCGCCGTCTCGGCCTTCCAGGGCGGCGCATTCGAATACCTGCCCAAGCCCTTCGACCTGCCGCGCGCGGTCGAACTCATCCGCCGTGCCGTCGACGAAAGCCAGCGCGAGGAAGTGGCCGAGGAGCGCATGGTCGCCGCGCCCGAAATGCTCGGCCAGGCCCCTGCGATGCAGGACGTGTTCCGCGCCATCGGACGGCTCTCCCAGAGCAACGTCACGGTGCTCATCACCGGCGAATCGGGCTCGGGCAAGGAACTGGTGGCGCGTGCGCTGCACAAGCACTCGCCGCGCGCCAACGGCCCCTTCGTGGCCATCAACACCGCAGCCATTCCCAAGGACCTGCTCGAGAGCGAACTGTTCGGCCATGAGCGCGGCGCCTTCACCGGCGCGCAGACCATGCGCCGCGGCCGCTTCGAGCAGGCCGAGGGCGGCACGCTCTTCCTCGACGAAATCGGCGACATGCCCTTCGACCTGCAGACGCGCCTGCTGCGCGTGCTGAGCGATGGCCATTTCTACCGCGTGGGCGGCCACAACTCGGTGAAGGCCAACGTGCGCGTCATCGCGGCCACCCACCAGGACCTGGAGCAGCGCGTCAAGCTCGGCGGCTTCCGCGAAGACTTGTTCCACCGCCTCAACGTGATCCGCCTGCGCCTGCCGGCGCTGCGCGAACGTGGCGAAGACGTGCCCGCGCTCACGCGCCACTTCCTGCAGGTGAGCGCGCGACAGCTCGGCGTGGAGCCCAAGCGCATTTCCGATGCCGCGCTGACCAAGCTCGCGGCGTTCAGCTTCCCGGGCAACGTGCGCCAGCTCGAGAACATCTGCCACTGGCTGACGGTGATGGCGCCGGCCCAGTTGATCGAGGCCAAGGACCTGCCGCCCGAAGTGATGGCGGTGGGCACCGCGGCCAGCGAGGCGCATGCTGCGCCGGAAGCTGCCCCGCAGGCCCCGGCCATCGCGAGCCCGCTGGTTGCGCCCCCGGCGGCCTTCGGCGACGCGCCCGCCGTCGCGCATGTTCACTCCGAGGCCGTCGAAAGCCCCGCGCTGGTGAGCAGCTGGGAAAGCGGCCTCGAGGTCGAGGCCCAGGCCCTGCTGGCCGCCGGCCGTACCGACGTGTGGGACGTGCTCTCGCGCCGCTTCGAGTCCAGGCTCATCCTCACCGCGCTGGCCAACACGCGCGGGCGGCGCATCGAGGCCGCGCAGAAGCTGGGTATCGGGCGCAACACCATCACCCGGAAAATCCAGGAACTCGGCATCGAATGA
- the xth gene encoding exodeoxyribonuclease III, whose product MKIATWNVNSLTARLQHVLDWLIANPVDVLCLQELKMTDDKFPLEVLKSAGYEAAVFGQKTYNGVAILSLAPVRDVVKNIGGFTDDQSRVIAATVETPSGPLRVVNGYFVNGQAPGSDKFEYKMKWLDALRDWLRQEMVANPNLVLLGDFNITPEDRDSFDPVGLKETIHHTTEERKHFKALLDLGLTDSFRMFEQPEKSFSWWDYRMLGYQKNRGLRIDHILVSEPLVPRVKGCVVDRVPRKWEKPSDHAPVVLDLDQGA is encoded by the coding sequence ATGAAGATTGCCACCTGGAACGTCAACTCCCTCACCGCGCGCCTGCAGCACGTGCTCGACTGGCTCATCGCCAACCCGGTCGACGTGCTGTGCCTGCAGGAACTGAAGATGACCGACGACAAGTTCCCGCTCGAGGTGCTCAAGTCGGCCGGCTATGAAGCGGCGGTGTTCGGCCAGAAAACCTACAACGGCGTCGCCATCCTGAGCCTCGCGCCGGTGCGCGACGTGGTGAAGAACATCGGCGGCTTCACCGACGACCAGTCGCGCGTGATCGCGGCCACGGTCGAGACGCCCTCGGGTCCGCTGCGCGTGGTCAACGGCTACTTCGTGAACGGCCAGGCGCCGGGCAGCGACAAGTTCGAATACAAGATGAAGTGGCTCGACGCGCTGCGCGACTGGCTGCGCCAGGAGATGGTGGCCAACCCGAACCTCGTGCTGCTGGGCGACTTCAACATCACGCCGGAAGACCGCGACAGCTTCGACCCGGTGGGCCTGAAGGAAACCATCCACCACACGACCGAGGAGCGCAAGCACTTCAAGGCGCTGCTCGACCTGGGCCTGACCGACAGCTTCCGCATGTTCGAGCAGCCCGAGAAGAGCTTCTCGTGGTGGGACTACCGCATGCTGGGCTACCAGAAGAACCGCGGCCTGCGCATCGACCACATCCTGGTGAGCGAGCCGCTGGTGCCGCGCGTGAAGGGCTGCGTGGTCGACCGCGTGCCGCGCAAATGGGAAAAGCCGAGCGACCACGCGCCCGTGGTGCTGGACCTCGACCAGGGTGCCTGA
- a CDS encoding helix-turn-helix domain-containing protein, with protein MNTAQQSSPAISVAFQINRVAQMLDVSRSTVYRLVRDKHLTLVKVGKRGSRVTAESVSELLRARQPSDAS; from the coding sequence ATGAACACCGCTCAACAATCTTCCCCGGCCATCTCCGTTGCCTTCCAGATCAACCGCGTGGCCCAGATGCTCGATGTCTCGCGCTCGACGGTCTACCGGCTCGTGCGCGACAAGCACCTCACTTTGGTCAAGGTCGGAAAGCGCGGCAGCCGCGTCACCGCCGAGAGTGTTTCCGAACTTCTCCGCGCTCGCCAGCCGTCGGATGCTAGTTAG
- a CDS encoding DUF4031 domain-containing protein, with product MTVYVDDMRAPFRGMVMCHLVADTLPELHAMADRIGVRRRWYQGPPVTRWPHYDIALTKRALAVAAGAVEIRWRDAPAAARRCLAAAGDGGQDANQT from the coding sequence ATGACGGTCTACGTCGATGACATGCGCGCGCCCTTTCGCGGCATGGTGATGTGCCACCTGGTGGCGGACACCCTTCCCGAACTCCACGCGATGGCGGATCGCATTGGCGTGCGACGGCGCTGGTACCAGGGGCCGCCCGTCACGCGCTGGCCGCACTACGACATAGCGTTGACCAAGCGCGCGCTGGCGGTGGCCGCCGGCGCGGTAGAGATTCGCTGGCGCGATGCGCCGGCCGCCGCGCGGCGCTGCCTGGCCGCGGCGGGAGATGGAGGCCAAGATGCCAATCAAACCTGA
- a CDS encoding methyltransferase, producing MSRIAPHILSILERADTDGAALRLTGQLDRKNYAAVNAVLEAVGGKWNKKAKAHLFECDADDALEQILLTGEVVTKKSIQQEFGFFPTPDNIAHEAVAAADIEPGMLVLEPSAGHGALAEAVRAAGGKVECVEVLMENVAELERRCLHVTAGDFLEQPPRAIYDRVVMNPPFAKQADIKHVLHALKFVKPGGRLVAIMSNGLTFRSDRRTAEFNATVESLGGSVARLPDGSFKASGTMVSTIMVVLDVPGGAA from the coding sequence ATGAGTCGTATCGCACCACACATCCTTTCCATCCTCGAACGCGCCGACACCGATGGCGCCGCGCTCCGCTTGACTGGGCAGCTCGACCGCAAGAACTACGCCGCGGTCAACGCCGTGCTCGAAGCCGTTGGCGGCAAGTGGAACAAGAAGGCCAAGGCCCATCTGTTCGAATGCGATGCCGACGACGCTTTGGAGCAGATCCTGCTGACGGGCGAGGTAGTGACCAAGAAGTCAATCCAGCAGGAATTCGGCTTCTTCCCCACCCCCGACAACATCGCGCACGAGGCAGTGGCGGCCGCCGACATCGAGCCCGGCATGCTGGTGCTGGAACCCTCCGCCGGCCACGGCGCCCTCGCAGAAGCGGTACGCGCCGCGGGCGGCAAAGTGGAGTGCGTCGAGGTCCTGATGGAGAACGTCGCCGAACTGGAGCGCCGCTGCCTGCACGTCACCGCCGGAGACTTCCTGGAGCAACCGCCCCGGGCCATCTACGACCGCGTGGTGATGAACCCGCCCTTCGCCAAGCAAGCGGATATCAAGCACGTCCTGCACGCGCTGAAGTTCGTGAAGCCAGGTGGCCGGCTAGTCGCGATCATGTCGAACGGCTTGACCTTCCGCAGTGATCGCCGCACCGCTGAATTCAACGCAACGGTCGAATCGCTGGGTGGATCCGTCGCCCGGCTGCCCGATGGATCGTTCAAGGCGTCCGGCACGATGGTGAGCACGATCATGGTGGTGCTCGATGTTCCTGGAGGTGCGGCATGA
- a CDS encoding RNA-binding protein, with protein sequence MKTLHLPLKRCYFEQIRDGTKTEEYRLCTPFWQRRLEGQTFDRIVLTLGYPPAADAARRLERPWRGFSIKTITHPHFGTEPVHVFAINVAAAQAAEIDTQ encoded by the coding sequence ATGAAGACCTTGCACCTGCCGCTCAAACGCTGCTATTTCGAGCAGATCCGCGACGGTACGAAGACAGAGGAATATCGCCTCTGTACGCCCTTCTGGCAGCGTCGCCTGGAGGGCCAAACCTTCGACCGCATCGTGCTCACGCTGGGCTACCCGCCCGCCGCCGACGCTGCGCGCCGCCTGGAGCGGCCGTGGCGCGGCTTCTCCATCAAGACCATCACCCACCCGCACTTCGGCACTGAGCCAGTGCATGTGTTCGCTATCAATGTTGCGGCAGCGCAGGCTGCCGAAATAGACACGCAATGA
- a CDS encoding DNA cytosine methyltransferase gives MRSPQFILGLDDELLVDEFACGGGMSEAIEQATGRHVDIAVNHDEDACSMHAANHPQTEHYWKDVFEVDPREATGNRPVGLLHMSPDCTHHSQARGGQPRSKKLRGLCWIGARWAGQKRPRIITLENVKQILDWGPLIAKRCPRTGRVVKIDGTVAKPGERVPMNLQHLVPDPTRKGRHWRRFVAVLRSMAYEVDWQVLCAADYGAPTTRTRLFMVARCDGAPIVWPAPTHFKRPAKGQKRWRAAHECIDWTIKGRSIFEREKPLADATLRRVAHGLKRYVLDSADPFIVQIANWSREGTASTRAPLSTVTAWPRGGSHAVVAPVMVQAGHGQGTPDAPRWSYGAKDPRDPVGTVTASGGGQAVAVGTLVQMGYGEREGQAPRALDVREPLGTVVGAGKFAAVTAFVEQANGGFNATPARDAREPMSTSTASGSQQRVVTAHLATLRQNCIGQDLREPVPTMTAGGEHHAVVEYHLSPEAEAGALRIAAFLIRYYGQGGQLGDLHEPMSTSTTKDRLALVTVWLRCEPYVIVDIQLRMLTPRELYNANGFAPTYRIDHGHDERIFSKSTQVRMCGNAVPPPLGRAVIEANWNSHVEWRKAA, from the coding sequence ATGCGCTCCCCCCAATTCATCCTTGGTCTGGACGACGAACTGCTGGTGGACGAATTCGCCTGCGGCGGCGGCATGTCCGAAGCCATCGAGCAGGCCACCGGCCGCCACGTTGACATCGCCGTGAACCACGACGAAGACGCCTGCAGCATGCATGCGGCGAACCACCCGCAAACCGAACACTACTGGAAGGACGTGTTCGAGGTGGATCCGCGCGAAGCCACGGGCAATCGCCCGGTCGGCCTGCTCCACATGTCCCCTGACTGCACGCATCACAGTCAGGCGCGCGGCGGGCAGCCCCGCAGCAAGAAGCTGCGCGGCCTCTGTTGGATCGGCGCCCGCTGGGCCGGCCAGAAGCGCCCGCGCATCATCACGCTGGAGAACGTGAAGCAGATCCTGGATTGGGGGCCGCTGATCGCAAAGCGCTGCCCGCGCACCGGCCGCGTCGTGAAGATCGATGGCACCGTGGCGAAGCCGGGCGAGCGCGTGCCGATGAACCTGCAGCACCTGGTGCCCGACCCGACACGCAAGGGGCGGCATTGGCGGCGGTTCGTCGCCGTGCTGCGCTCAATGGCCTACGAAGTGGACTGGCAGGTCCTCTGCGCCGCCGACTACGGCGCGCCGACAACGCGCACCCGCCTTTTCATGGTTGCGCGCTGCGACGGTGCTCCCATCGTCTGGCCGGCCCCCACGCACTTCAAGCGCCCCGCGAAGGGACAGAAGCGCTGGCGCGCCGCGCACGAGTGCATCGACTGGACCATCAAGGGCCGCAGCATCTTCGAGCGCGAGAAGCCTCTGGCCGATGCGACGCTGCGCCGCGTGGCGCACGGCCTGAAAAGATACGTGCTGGACAGCGCGGATCCTTTCATCGTGCAGATCGCCAACTGGTCGCGGGAAGGCACCGCCAGCACGCGCGCGCCACTGTCCACCGTGACGGCGTGGCCGCGCGGCGGCTCCCACGCGGTGGTGGCGCCGGTGATGGTGCAAGCCGGCCACGGCCAGGGCACGCCAGACGCTCCGCGCTGGAGCTACGGCGCCAAAGATCCGCGCGACCCCGTGGGCACCGTCACAGCCAGCGGCGGCGGCCAGGCCGTCGCGGTCGGAACCTTGGTTCAGATGGGCTATGGCGAGCGCGAAGGCCAGGCACCGCGCGCGCTGGATGTGCGCGAGCCGCTGGGTACCGTCGTCGGCGCCGGCAAGTTCGCGGCCGTCACGGCATTCGTGGAGCAAGCCAATGGCGGCTTCAATGCGACGCCGGCGCGAGACGCACGCGAGCCGATGTCCACCAGCACGGCCAGCGGCTCGCAGCAACGGGTGGTGACAGCGCACCTCGCAACTCTGCGCCAGAACTGCATCGGCCAGGACCTGCGCGAACCGGTGCCGACGATGACCGCCGGCGGCGAGCATCACGCGGTGGTGGAGTACCACCTGTCTCCAGAGGCGGAAGCCGGCGCGCTGCGCATTGCGGCATTCCTGATCCGCTATTACGGTCAGGGCGGGCAGCTCGGCGACCTGCACGAACCGATGAGCACCAGCACCACGAAGGACCGGCTTGCCCTGGTCACCGTGTGGCTGCGCTGCGAGCCCTATGTGATCGTGGACATCCAGCTGCGCATGCTCACGCCGCGCGAGCTGTACAACGCCAACGGCTTCGCTCCGACGTACCGTATCGACCACGGACACGACGAGCGCATCTTCAGCAAGAGCACCCAGGTGCGCATGTGCGGCAACGCCGTCCCGCCCCCGTTGGGCCGCGCGGTCATCGAAGCCAACTGGAACAGCCACGTCGAATGGCGCAAGGCCGCATGA
- a CDS encoding DUF2303 family protein, with product MSNDQTTEAQSIASMSAALQDARHVNGVPFVIVPQDYRFHSLESQLGAPVRKKGTTVLTDEASFIAVLNDQKTNDTRLFSTINPPTFTAVFNHIAELPGWGDHRAAYNAPLSPEWKIWTEKSGRPQKQADFAQFIEDNLPDIVEPAGADLLEVAHGLIAKKNVKFASAIRLSDGSNQFTYEEDVQGATQKGQMAVPDHFVIGIPVFEGGEAWRVDARLRYRISEGGLTLWYELVRPHKVIETAVNELRKRISDATTLAILSGLPSS from the coding sequence ATGAGCAACGACCAAACTACCGAGGCGCAATCGATCGCGTCCATGTCCGCCGCACTGCAGGATGCCCGCCACGTCAACGGCGTGCCCTTCGTCATCGTCCCGCAGGACTATCGCTTCCACTCGTTGGAGTCTCAGTTGGGCGCACCGGTGCGCAAGAAGGGCACCACGGTCTTGACCGACGAAGCCAGCTTCATTGCGGTGCTCAACGACCAGAAGACCAACGACACGCGCCTGTTTTCGACCATCAACCCGCCGACCTTCACGGCGGTCTTCAACCACATCGCCGAGCTGCCCGGCTGGGGCGACCACCGCGCCGCCTACAACGCACCGCTGTCGCCGGAATGGAAGATCTGGACCGAGAAGAGCGGCCGCCCGCAGAAGCAGGCCGACTTCGCGCAGTTCATCGAGGACAACCTGCCCGACATCGTGGAGCCGGCCGGCGCCGACCTCCTGGAAGTGGCGCACGGCCTGATCGCGAAGAAGAACGTGAAGTTCGCCAGCGCCATTCGCCTGTCGGACGGGTCGAACCAGTTCACCTACGAGGAAGACGTGCAGGGCGCCACCCAGAAGGGGCAGATGGCGGTTCCCGACCACTTCGTCATCGGCATCCCGGTGTTCGAGGGCGGCGAGGCCTGGCGCGTCGATGCCCGGCTGCGCTACCGGATCTCCGAAGGCGGCCTCACTCTCTGGTACGAGCTGGTGCGTCCGCACAAGGTGATCGAGACGGCCGTGAACGAACTGCGCAAGCGCATCAGCGACGCCACCACGCTCGCGATCCTGAGCGGCCTGCCGAGCAGCTGA
- a CDS encoding KTSC domain-containing protein, with protein sequence MTTTMKKTYTPPAPFTDPKEYRPIPLVPVSSGQVKAIGYDAPTKTLAVTFNSGPGTVYHYPDVESKLHEDLINAESIGTFFGAHIKPRSFKKFEASAAA encoded by the coding sequence ATGACCACCACCATGAAGAAGACCTACACCCCGCCGGCGCCCTTCACCGACCCGAAGGAATACCGCCCGATCCCCCTCGTTCCCGTCAGCTCCGGCCAGGTGAAGGCCATCGGCTACGACGCGCCCACCAAGACGCTGGCCGTGACCTTCAACAGCGGGCCGGGCACGGTCTACCACTACCCCGATGTGGAGTCGAAGCTGCACGAGGACTTGATCAACGCCGAGTCCATCGGCACCTTCTTCGGCGCGCACATCAAGCCGCGGTCGTTCAAGAAGTTCGAGGCGTCGGCCGCAGCCTGA